Proteins found in one Podarcis muralis chromosome 5, rPodMur119.hap1.1, whole genome shotgun sequence genomic segment:
- the PTPN22 gene encoding tyrosine-protein phosphatase non-receptor type 22 isoform X1, whose amino-acid sequence MDQREIITQNLETAQSRKLNKEEFTKEFLKLKRQSATYRADKIYPTATSEQPENISKNRYKDILPYDHSRVKLSLITSDKDSHYINANFIKGVYEPKTYIATQGPLPTTVVDFWRMIWEYKVLVVVMACMEFEMGKKKCERYWVDADESPINMGPFCISCEAEERRNEYVIRTLKVKLNDSESRTVYHFHYKNWPDHDVPSSIDPILQLIEEMRCYQAHSDVPICVHCSAGCGRTGVICAIDYTWTLLKDGILPMNFSLFNTIQEMRTQRPLLVQTLEQYKLVYDAVIELFKRQIEALAHHSDHFAMEAETSHPTATALQAPHMETSSLIQLNSSVQEEQEKSRSLGTRDRYRDGASLVRQAISIGSLSFSAGRNMDAAAGLNSWLPRQPLHKHHSLDFNHLFWTELPVTLKSGSEAGISLDSKVPLTRTKSIPFELASQRASQKLSRKDPGSCEGLQSGGFTADSSLSNKLSSNTKRCLFAKLRHQSCTWSSEDPYFSSLSSDEPCSPALPDPAANPSETIPLLASAADATAQPLESPARPSYPPCSSVAQNIPPVGPVESACQSSSQVDEDIPPPLPKRTPESFIVPGEDDDSVLPDSNHQSLSKNEKIGISKEWSGMSQLKFSDDSVRLRPSKNAKLQRPRSEIPRDRSPSPPPLPERTPESFILADEESQPSVTNNAVSFRESVIRSTDKSSKEAKCFRRSKSLKILRNVKNSICGSPSVLKVPEADQSNHSSSVLRFCKPVFKTQGTKRSTTKLEHLVELC is encoded by the exons AAACTGAAAAGGCAATCGGCAACCTACAGAGCTGACAAAATCTACCCAACGGCTACATCTGAGCAGCCGGAAAATATCAGCAAGAACCGGTATAAGGACATCTTGCCAT ATGACCACAGCAGAGTGAAGCTCTCCCTTATCACGTCTGACAAAGATTCTCATTACATCAATGCCAATTTTATCAAG ggTGTGTATGAGCCAAAGACTTACATAGCTACTCAGGGCCCCCTTCCCACAACTGTTGTTGACTTCTGGAGGATGATTTGGGAATATAAAGTCCTG GTTGTGGTCATGGCTTGCATGGAATTTGAAATGGGGAAG AAGAAATGTGAGCGATATTGGGTTGATGCGGATGAGTCTCCAATCAATATGGGCCCTTTCTGCATATCCTGT GAGGCCGAAGAAAGGAGAAATGAGTATGTGATTCGCACTCTGAAAGTGAAGCTGAATGACAGT GAAAGCCGAACTGTCTACCACTTCCATTATAAAAACTGGCCAGACCATGATGTACCGTCCTCAATCGACCCTATTCTTCAACTCATAGAGGAGATGCGCTGCTATCAAGCACACAGTGATGTACCTATCTGTGTACACTGCAG tgcGGGCTGTGGAAGAACAGGAGTCATCTGTGCCATTGACTATACGTGGACTTTGCTAAAAGACGGG ATTCTGCCAATGAACTTCAGCCTTTTTAATACGATTCAGGAAATGCGAACACAGAGGCCTTTATTAGTGCAAACACTG GAGCAGTATAAGTTGGTCTATGATGCTGTGATTGAGCTCTTTAAAAGGCAAATTGAGGCACTCGCTCATCATTCCGATCACTTTGCTATGGAG GCTGAAACAAGCCATCCAACAGCCACAGCACTCCAGGCTCCACATATGGAAACTTCTTCTTTGATACAATTGAACAG TTCAGTGCAAGAGGAACAGGAGAAATCTCGGAGCCTGGGCACTCGTGACAGATATAGAGATGGTGCTTCTCTGGTCAGACAAGCAATTTCAATTGGATCCTTGAGCTTTAGCGCCGGCAGAAACATGGATGCCGCAGCAGGCTTGAACTCTTGGTTGCCAAGACAGCCGCTCCATAAGCATCACAGTTTGGACTTCAACCATCTCTTTTGGACAGAGCTACCTGTCACTTTAAAATCAGGAAGTGAGGCTGGGATCAGCTTAGATTCAAAGGTGCCTCTAACACGGACCAAATCGATCCCTTTTGAGTTAGCCTCACAGAGAGCGTCCCAAAAGTTGTCAAGAAAGGACCCTGGTTCTTGTGAGGGCCTCCAGTCTGGAGGATTTACAGCTGACTCTAGCCTTTCAAATAAACTATCAAGCAACACCAAGCGTTGTCTATTTGCGAAGTTACGCCATCAGTCTTGTACTTGGTCATCAGAAGATCCTTACTTTTCTTCCCTGTCATCGGACGAACCATGCTCCCCAGCGCTTCCTGACCCTGCTGCGAATCCATCTGAAACAATTCCCCTGCTTGCTTCTGCTGCAGATGCCACAGCTCAGCCCTTGGAAAGTCCAGCAAGGCCCAGCTACCCACCATGCAGCTCTGTGGCTCAGAATATCCCACCAGTGGGTCCAGTGGAATCTGCCTGCCAGA gttcttcccaggtggatgaagaCATTCCGCCCCCATTGCCTAAAAGAACCCCTGAGTCCTTTATTGTACCTGGAGAAGATG ATGACTCTGTGTTGccagattcaaaccaccaatcACTGTCCAAAAATGAGAAAATTGGAATCTCTAAGGAATGGAGTGGCATGTCTCAGCTGAAATTTTCTGATGACTCTGTGAGACTGAGGCCAAGTAAG aatgCAAAGCTGCAGAGACCCAGATCAG AGATTCCCCGGGATcggtctccttcccctcccccccttcctgaAAGAACTCCTGAGTCCTTTATTCTTGCAGATGAGGAAT CTCAACCATCTGTTACGAACAATGCTGTGAGTTTCAGAGAGTCTGTGATTAGATCAACAGACAAGTCATCAAAGGAAGCAAAATGCTTCAGGAGGAGTAAG AGCTTGAAAATTTTACGAAATGTGAAGAACA GTATTTGTGGTTCACCTTCAGTTTTAAAAGTTCCAGAGGCTGATCAATCAAATCACTCCAGCTCTGTTTTGAG GTTTTGCAAACCGGTTTTCAAAACCCAAGGGACCAAGAGATCCACCACCAAGTTGGAACATTTAGTAGAACTTTGCTGA
- the PTPN22 gene encoding tyrosine-protein phosphatase non-receptor type 22 isoform X3 codes for MIWEYKVLVVVMACMEFEMGKKKCERYWVDADESPINMGPFCISCEAEERRNEYVIRTLKVKLNDSESRTVYHFHYKNWPDHDVPSSIDPILQLIEEMRCYQAHSDVPICVHCSAGCGRTGVICAIDYTWTLLKDGILPMNFSLFNTIQEMRTQRPLLVQTLEQYKLVYDAVIELFKRQIEALAHHSDHFAMEAETSHPTATALQAPHMETSSLIQLNSSVQEEQEKSRSLGTRDRYRDGASLVRQAISIGSLSFSAGRNMDAAAGLNSWLPRQPLHKHHSLDFNHLFWTELPVTLKSGSEAGISLDSKVPLTRTKSIPFELASQRASQKLSRKDPGSCEGLQSGGFTADSSLSNKLSSNTKRCLFAKLRHQSCTWSSEDPYFSSLSSDEPCSPALPDPAANPSETIPLLASAADATAQPLESPARPSYPPCSSVAQNIPPVGPVESACQSSSQVDEDIPPPLPKRTPESFIVPGEDDDSVLPDSNHQSLSKNEKIGISKEWSGMSQLKFSDDSVRLRPSKNAKLQRPRSEIPRDRSPSPPPLPERTPESFILADEESQPSVTNNAVSFRESVIRSTDKSSKEAKCFRRSKSLKILRNVKNSICGSPSVLKVPEADQSNHSSSVLRFCKPVFKTQGTKRSTTKLEHLVELC; via the exons ATGATTTGGGAATATAAAGTCCTG GTTGTGGTCATGGCTTGCATGGAATTTGAAATGGGGAAG AAGAAATGTGAGCGATATTGGGTTGATGCGGATGAGTCTCCAATCAATATGGGCCCTTTCTGCATATCCTGT GAGGCCGAAGAAAGGAGAAATGAGTATGTGATTCGCACTCTGAAAGTGAAGCTGAATGACAGT GAAAGCCGAACTGTCTACCACTTCCATTATAAAAACTGGCCAGACCATGATGTACCGTCCTCAATCGACCCTATTCTTCAACTCATAGAGGAGATGCGCTGCTATCAAGCACACAGTGATGTACCTATCTGTGTACACTGCAG tgcGGGCTGTGGAAGAACAGGAGTCATCTGTGCCATTGACTATACGTGGACTTTGCTAAAAGACGGG ATTCTGCCAATGAACTTCAGCCTTTTTAATACGATTCAGGAAATGCGAACACAGAGGCCTTTATTAGTGCAAACACTG GAGCAGTATAAGTTGGTCTATGATGCTGTGATTGAGCTCTTTAAAAGGCAAATTGAGGCACTCGCTCATCATTCCGATCACTTTGCTATGGAG GCTGAAACAAGCCATCCAACAGCCACAGCACTCCAGGCTCCACATATGGAAACTTCTTCTTTGATACAATTGAACAG TTCAGTGCAAGAGGAACAGGAGAAATCTCGGAGCCTGGGCACTCGTGACAGATATAGAGATGGTGCTTCTCTGGTCAGACAAGCAATTTCAATTGGATCCTTGAGCTTTAGCGCCGGCAGAAACATGGATGCCGCAGCAGGCTTGAACTCTTGGTTGCCAAGACAGCCGCTCCATAAGCATCACAGTTTGGACTTCAACCATCTCTTTTGGACAGAGCTACCTGTCACTTTAAAATCAGGAAGTGAGGCTGGGATCAGCTTAGATTCAAAGGTGCCTCTAACACGGACCAAATCGATCCCTTTTGAGTTAGCCTCACAGAGAGCGTCCCAAAAGTTGTCAAGAAAGGACCCTGGTTCTTGTGAGGGCCTCCAGTCTGGAGGATTTACAGCTGACTCTAGCCTTTCAAATAAACTATCAAGCAACACCAAGCGTTGTCTATTTGCGAAGTTACGCCATCAGTCTTGTACTTGGTCATCAGAAGATCCTTACTTTTCTTCCCTGTCATCGGACGAACCATGCTCCCCAGCGCTTCCTGACCCTGCTGCGAATCCATCTGAAACAATTCCCCTGCTTGCTTCTGCTGCAGATGCCACAGCTCAGCCCTTGGAAAGTCCAGCAAGGCCCAGCTACCCACCATGCAGCTCTGTGGCTCAGAATATCCCACCAGTGGGTCCAGTGGAATCTGCCTGCCAGA gttcttcccaggtggatgaagaCATTCCGCCCCCATTGCCTAAAAGAACCCCTGAGTCCTTTATTGTACCTGGAGAAGATG ATGACTCTGTGTTGccagattcaaaccaccaatcACTGTCCAAAAATGAGAAAATTGGAATCTCTAAGGAATGGAGTGGCATGTCTCAGCTGAAATTTTCTGATGACTCTGTGAGACTGAGGCCAAGTAAG aatgCAAAGCTGCAGAGACCCAGATCAG AGATTCCCCGGGATcggtctccttcccctcccccccttcctgaAAGAACTCCTGAGTCCTTTATTCTTGCAGATGAGGAAT CTCAACCATCTGTTACGAACAATGCTGTGAGTTTCAGAGAGTCTGTGATTAGATCAACAGACAAGTCATCAAAGGAAGCAAAATGCTTCAGGAGGAGTAAG AGCTTGAAAATTTTACGAAATGTGAAGAACA GTATTTGTGGTTCACCTTCAGTTTTAAAAGTTCCAGAGGCTGATCAATCAAATCACTCCAGCTCTGTTTTGAG GTTTTGCAAACCGGTTTTCAAAACCCAAGGGACCAAGAGATCCACCACCAAGTTGGAACATTTAGTAGAACTTTGCTGA
- the PTPN22 gene encoding tyrosine-protein phosphatase non-receptor type 22 isoform X4, whose protein sequence is MGPFCISCEAEERRNEYVIRTLKVKLNDSESRTVYHFHYKNWPDHDVPSSIDPILQLIEEMRCYQAHSDVPICVHCSAGCGRTGVICAIDYTWTLLKDGILPMNFSLFNTIQEMRTQRPLLVQTLEQYKLVYDAVIELFKRQIEALAHHSDHFAMEAETSHPTATALQAPHMETSSLIQLNSSVQEEQEKSRSLGTRDRYRDGASLVRQAISIGSLSFSAGRNMDAAAGLNSWLPRQPLHKHHSLDFNHLFWTELPVTLKSGSEAGISLDSKVPLTRTKSIPFELASQRASQKLSRKDPGSCEGLQSGGFTADSSLSNKLSSNTKRCLFAKLRHQSCTWSSEDPYFSSLSSDEPCSPALPDPAANPSETIPLLASAADATAQPLESPARPSYPPCSSVAQNIPPVGPVESACQSSSQVDEDIPPPLPKRTPESFIVPGEDDDSVLPDSNHQSLSKNEKIGISKEWSGMSQLKFSDDSVRLRPSKNAKLQRPRSEIPRDRSPSPPPLPERTPESFILADEESQPSVTNNAVSFRESVIRSTDKSSKEAKCFRRSKSLKILRNVKNSICGSPSVLKVPEADQSNHSSSVLRFCKPVFKTQGTKRSTTKLEHLVELC, encoded by the exons ATGGGCCCTTTCTGCATATCCTGT GAGGCCGAAGAAAGGAGAAATGAGTATGTGATTCGCACTCTGAAAGTGAAGCTGAATGACAGT GAAAGCCGAACTGTCTACCACTTCCATTATAAAAACTGGCCAGACCATGATGTACCGTCCTCAATCGACCCTATTCTTCAACTCATAGAGGAGATGCGCTGCTATCAAGCACACAGTGATGTACCTATCTGTGTACACTGCAG tgcGGGCTGTGGAAGAACAGGAGTCATCTGTGCCATTGACTATACGTGGACTTTGCTAAAAGACGGG ATTCTGCCAATGAACTTCAGCCTTTTTAATACGATTCAGGAAATGCGAACACAGAGGCCTTTATTAGTGCAAACACTG GAGCAGTATAAGTTGGTCTATGATGCTGTGATTGAGCTCTTTAAAAGGCAAATTGAGGCACTCGCTCATCATTCCGATCACTTTGCTATGGAG GCTGAAACAAGCCATCCAACAGCCACAGCACTCCAGGCTCCACATATGGAAACTTCTTCTTTGATACAATTGAACAG TTCAGTGCAAGAGGAACAGGAGAAATCTCGGAGCCTGGGCACTCGTGACAGATATAGAGATGGTGCTTCTCTGGTCAGACAAGCAATTTCAATTGGATCCTTGAGCTTTAGCGCCGGCAGAAACATGGATGCCGCAGCAGGCTTGAACTCTTGGTTGCCAAGACAGCCGCTCCATAAGCATCACAGTTTGGACTTCAACCATCTCTTTTGGACAGAGCTACCTGTCACTTTAAAATCAGGAAGTGAGGCTGGGATCAGCTTAGATTCAAAGGTGCCTCTAACACGGACCAAATCGATCCCTTTTGAGTTAGCCTCACAGAGAGCGTCCCAAAAGTTGTCAAGAAAGGACCCTGGTTCTTGTGAGGGCCTCCAGTCTGGAGGATTTACAGCTGACTCTAGCCTTTCAAATAAACTATCAAGCAACACCAAGCGTTGTCTATTTGCGAAGTTACGCCATCAGTCTTGTACTTGGTCATCAGAAGATCCTTACTTTTCTTCCCTGTCATCGGACGAACCATGCTCCCCAGCGCTTCCTGACCCTGCTGCGAATCCATCTGAAACAATTCCCCTGCTTGCTTCTGCTGCAGATGCCACAGCTCAGCCCTTGGAAAGTCCAGCAAGGCCCAGCTACCCACCATGCAGCTCTGTGGCTCAGAATATCCCACCAGTGGGTCCAGTGGAATCTGCCTGCCAGA gttcttcccaggtggatgaagaCATTCCGCCCCCATTGCCTAAAAGAACCCCTGAGTCCTTTATTGTACCTGGAGAAGATG ATGACTCTGTGTTGccagattcaaaccaccaatcACTGTCCAAAAATGAGAAAATTGGAATCTCTAAGGAATGGAGTGGCATGTCTCAGCTGAAATTTTCTGATGACTCTGTGAGACTGAGGCCAAGTAAG aatgCAAAGCTGCAGAGACCCAGATCAG AGATTCCCCGGGATcggtctccttcccctcccccccttcctgaAAGAACTCCTGAGTCCTTTATTCTTGCAGATGAGGAAT CTCAACCATCTGTTACGAACAATGCTGTGAGTTTCAGAGAGTCTGTGATTAGATCAACAGACAAGTCATCAAAGGAAGCAAAATGCTTCAGGAGGAGTAAG AGCTTGAAAATTTTACGAAATGTGAAGAACA GTATTTGTGGTTCACCTTCAGTTTTAAAAGTTCCAGAGGCTGATCAATCAAATCACTCCAGCTCTGTTTTGAG GTTTTGCAAACCGGTTTTCAAAACCCAAGGGACCAAGAGATCCACCACCAAGTTGGAACATTTAGTAGAACTTTGCTGA
- the PTPN22 gene encoding tyrosine-protein phosphatase non-receptor type 22 isoform X2 encodes MDQREIITQNLETAQSRKLNKEEFTKEFLKLKRQSATYRADKIYPTATSEQPENISKNRYKDILPYDHSRVKLSLITSDKDSHYINANFIKGVYEPKTYIATQGPLPTTVVDFWRMIWEYKVLVVVMACMEFEMGKKKCERYWVDADESPINMGPFCISCEAEERRNEYVIRTLKVKLNDSESRTVYHFHYKNWPDHDVPSSIDPILQLIEEMRCYQAHSDVPICVHCSAGCGRTGVICAIDYTWTLLKDGILPMNFSLFNTIQEMRTQRPLLVQTLEQYKLVYDAVIELFKRQIEALAHHSDHFAMEAETSHPTATALQAPHMETSSLIQLNSSVQEEQEKSRSLGTRDRYRDGASLVRQAISIGSLSFSAGRNMDAAAGLNSWLPRQPLHKHHSLDFNHLFWTELPVTLKSGSEAGISLDSKVPLTRTKSIPFELASQRASQKLSRKDPGSCEGLQSGGFTADSSLSNKLSSNTKRCLFAKLRHQSCTWSSEDPYFSSLSSDEPCSPALPDPAANPSETIPLLASAADATAQPLESPARPSYPPCSSVAQNIPPVGPVESACQSSSQVDEDIPPPLPKRTPESFIVPGEDDDSVLPDSNHQSLSKNEKIGISKEWSGMSQLKFSDDSVRLRPSKNAKLQRPRSEIPRDRSPSPPPLPERTPESFILADEESQPSVTNNAVSFRESVIRSTDKSSKEAKCFRRSKSLKILRNVKNSICGSPSVLKVPEADQSNHSSSVLRFGFANRFSKPKGPRDPPPSWNI; translated from the exons AAACTGAAAAGGCAATCGGCAACCTACAGAGCTGACAAAATCTACCCAACGGCTACATCTGAGCAGCCGGAAAATATCAGCAAGAACCGGTATAAGGACATCTTGCCAT ATGACCACAGCAGAGTGAAGCTCTCCCTTATCACGTCTGACAAAGATTCTCATTACATCAATGCCAATTTTATCAAG ggTGTGTATGAGCCAAAGACTTACATAGCTACTCAGGGCCCCCTTCCCACAACTGTTGTTGACTTCTGGAGGATGATTTGGGAATATAAAGTCCTG GTTGTGGTCATGGCTTGCATGGAATTTGAAATGGGGAAG AAGAAATGTGAGCGATATTGGGTTGATGCGGATGAGTCTCCAATCAATATGGGCCCTTTCTGCATATCCTGT GAGGCCGAAGAAAGGAGAAATGAGTATGTGATTCGCACTCTGAAAGTGAAGCTGAATGACAGT GAAAGCCGAACTGTCTACCACTTCCATTATAAAAACTGGCCAGACCATGATGTACCGTCCTCAATCGACCCTATTCTTCAACTCATAGAGGAGATGCGCTGCTATCAAGCACACAGTGATGTACCTATCTGTGTACACTGCAG tgcGGGCTGTGGAAGAACAGGAGTCATCTGTGCCATTGACTATACGTGGACTTTGCTAAAAGACGGG ATTCTGCCAATGAACTTCAGCCTTTTTAATACGATTCAGGAAATGCGAACACAGAGGCCTTTATTAGTGCAAACACTG GAGCAGTATAAGTTGGTCTATGATGCTGTGATTGAGCTCTTTAAAAGGCAAATTGAGGCACTCGCTCATCATTCCGATCACTTTGCTATGGAG GCTGAAACAAGCCATCCAACAGCCACAGCACTCCAGGCTCCACATATGGAAACTTCTTCTTTGATACAATTGAACAG TTCAGTGCAAGAGGAACAGGAGAAATCTCGGAGCCTGGGCACTCGTGACAGATATAGAGATGGTGCTTCTCTGGTCAGACAAGCAATTTCAATTGGATCCTTGAGCTTTAGCGCCGGCAGAAACATGGATGCCGCAGCAGGCTTGAACTCTTGGTTGCCAAGACAGCCGCTCCATAAGCATCACAGTTTGGACTTCAACCATCTCTTTTGGACAGAGCTACCTGTCACTTTAAAATCAGGAAGTGAGGCTGGGATCAGCTTAGATTCAAAGGTGCCTCTAACACGGACCAAATCGATCCCTTTTGAGTTAGCCTCACAGAGAGCGTCCCAAAAGTTGTCAAGAAAGGACCCTGGTTCTTGTGAGGGCCTCCAGTCTGGAGGATTTACAGCTGACTCTAGCCTTTCAAATAAACTATCAAGCAACACCAAGCGTTGTCTATTTGCGAAGTTACGCCATCAGTCTTGTACTTGGTCATCAGAAGATCCTTACTTTTCTTCCCTGTCATCGGACGAACCATGCTCCCCAGCGCTTCCTGACCCTGCTGCGAATCCATCTGAAACAATTCCCCTGCTTGCTTCTGCTGCAGATGCCACAGCTCAGCCCTTGGAAAGTCCAGCAAGGCCCAGCTACCCACCATGCAGCTCTGTGGCTCAGAATATCCCACCAGTGGGTCCAGTGGAATCTGCCTGCCAGA gttcttcccaggtggatgaagaCATTCCGCCCCCATTGCCTAAAAGAACCCCTGAGTCCTTTATTGTACCTGGAGAAGATG ATGACTCTGTGTTGccagattcaaaccaccaatcACTGTCCAAAAATGAGAAAATTGGAATCTCTAAGGAATGGAGTGGCATGTCTCAGCTGAAATTTTCTGATGACTCTGTGAGACTGAGGCCAAGTAAG aatgCAAAGCTGCAGAGACCCAGATCAG AGATTCCCCGGGATcggtctccttcccctcccccccttcctgaAAGAACTCCTGAGTCCTTTATTCTTGCAGATGAGGAAT CTCAACCATCTGTTACGAACAATGCTGTGAGTTTCAGAGAGTCTGTGATTAGATCAACAGACAAGTCATCAAAGGAAGCAAAATGCTTCAGGAGGAGTAAG AGCTTGAAAATTTTACGAAATGTGAAGAACA GTATTTGTGGTTCACCTTCAGTTTTAAAAGTTCCAGAGGCTGATCAATCAAATCACTCCAGCTCTGTTTTGAGGtttg GTTTTGCAAACCGGTTTTCAAAACCCAAGGGACCAAGAGATCCACCACCAAGTTGGAACATTTAG